In Campylobacter sp. RM16187, the DNA window TATTTGTTGCGCTTTTAAGCGGCAGGGAGTAAGATATGAAATGGGGAATATTTTGTCTATTTGAAAATTTTGAAAAAAACTATCAAAAGGCAATTTCAGAGCAGATAAATTTAGTCAAACATGCTGAAAAAATAGGTCTGGACGAGGCTTGGTTCGCAGAGCATCATTTTAACGACTTTAGTCTATGCCCTTCACCATCGCTGTTACTTGCTAACGCTATTGCTCAGACAACAAAAATTCGCCTAGGTATGGCTGGTTTTTTGGCGCCTTTTTATGACACCATAAGGCTTAGCGAGGAGGTGGCGACGTTAGATATTTTAAGCAATGGCCGGATAAACTTAGGTCTTGCCAAGGGGGCTTTCACGCCTGACTCTAAGCATTTTAAAACAACTACTGAAAATTTGAGACCAAAACTAATAGAGTGTGCCGAGGCTATAAATTTACTTCTAAATTCAAAAGGACCCGTTAGTTTCAATGGTGATTTCATAAGTTTTTCAGAGGTGGATATAGAACCAAAACCATTGCAAAATCAGATTCCAACCTATATAGCGACTTTCGCTTCAAAGGAAACGATTGATTTTGCAGCTCATAGAGGATGGGGACTGCTACTGTCTCAAGGAGTAGATCTTGATGAGTGCCAAAGCGTAGTGAATAGATATAAAGAAATTGCCGGATTTGATCCTGAAGTTGTTTTACTAAGAACATTTTTTACCGCAGATAGCGATGAAGAAGCGAACGAAAGAGCTATTCCGGCGATAGATCACTTTGTAAAATCTATGCGCGCGGCATCTTCTTTTAATAAATCTCCAAATTTCGATAGGTCAAAATACGAAGATATTATTAAAGAGAGAGATTATTTCTTTGACGGAGAAAAATTCTTTAAAAACGGCATAATCGGAGATGTAAATACATGTATAAAAAAGTCTCTTGAGATCAAAAAAATAATCAAAAATGTCCATATCGCACTTAAGCCACTAGGAGTGAGTGAAGCTGAAAATATTGAGCAACTAGATATATTTGTAAATAAAATCCGCAAGAAAGTGGATAAAAGGAGTATATAAGGTAAAATTTTACATTTTACCTTTTGCAATCTGATTTTGTAAACTCAAACTCTGCAATTTACTATCCGCCAAATTATATGTCCAAATAATACTATTTGTAAAGTCATGAATCTCTGACAACAAATCACAATAAATACTCTTAAGTGCGCTAGATTGAATTTTTTTAAAAATAGGCATTTGGGTCTTATCAAACTTATTAAATCTAACTTCATCCGCATTACTTAATTCATTAATAAATATAAGGCTTCCATTATTGCAAACGGCACTAATAAATGTAGTCACACGATCTAATTTTTGAGGAGTATTTTTATTTAAGATACCCACAATATCCTTCATCCGAGTGCTTTCGCAAGATGCGAATAAACTAGAACTCAAAAATACAATATATAAGGCAAAAATATATTTTTTAATCTCTTATCCTTTATTTAGCTTTATTTAATCTACACAATCTCTTTTACTAAAAGCTGAGGTGTCACAAGCCCTCTAAAGGAATTTTTAGATATAGATACCACTATATCGATACTATCACCTATATGAGGATGTCTTGTAAAGTTAAAAAACAACGCCTCAAGGCATTTGTTATCCTTTTGTAATATAAGTTTTAAGTGATTTTGTTCTCTGCCTATTAGTTTATGATTTTTTACCGAGACTCCATTTAATCTAAATAAAGGACGAGGATTTTTTTGTCCGTAAGGCTCAAAATACTCTAAAATTTCAAGCAGCTCGAAATCAATCTCGTTTGCATCTATCTCTCCTAAAAGCTCATCGGAATTTATAAATTCATGTATATCCATCAAAAAACAAGTTTGGTTTATAGCCATTTTAAAAGCCTCTAGATTATTTGGGTCTATAACAATACCTGCTGCGCCTTTGTGACCGCCATATCCGTCAAGCAAGTTCTCGTGCTGAGCTATTAAAGATAAAATATCGAGCTTTCCGACACTTCTTGCGCTACCCTTTGCACGATTTTCATCTATACTAAATACTATAGCGGGTCTTTTAAAGTGCTTAGCAAGACGACTTGCGACGATACCTATAACACCCTCATGCCAATCCTTACCCCATGTTACTATGATGCGATCCTCATGGCTAACATCCTTTAAAGAACTCTCATAGAGTGTGCGCTCCTCCTCTTTTCTAGAATTATTAAATTCAACTATCATATCAAGATAATCATTTGCCTTATCTATGTTTTTTGTATGCAAAAAATTAAAAGAATTTATCGCATCATCCATTCTACCTGATGCATTTATAAGCGGAGCTATTAAAAAACTTATATCATCGCACTCAAATTTCTCTTTCCCGTAAAATTGCTTAATAGCGGTAAATGCGGCACGATCCGAGCTATTTAATTTATTAACTCCAAGACGCACAAGCATACGGTTCATATCCCTAAGCTCCATCATATCAGCAATTATTGCGATAGCTAAAAGATCTAAAAATTTGGCCATATCATACTCTATTTTTAACACATCTTTTAGCGCACCTACCATATACCAAGCCACTTGCGCACCGCAAATTTCTATATTAGGAAAGGTGCAATCTTTCTGCTTTGGATTAATTATCGCATAAGCCTCAGGTAAAACCTCAGGCGGCATATGATGATCTGTTATAATAAGATCGATTCCACGTTTTTTACAAATTTCAGCAGCTTCATTTGCCGATATTCCGTTATCTACTGTAATAATAAGATTTACGTCTTTTAGTTCTTCGACAATTTGACCGTTTAATCCATATCCGTCGCTAAATCGATTTGGAATACGCACAAAATAATCGCTTACTCCCAAATCATCGAAAAACTCGGCCATTATTACACTAGAAACTACACCATCCACATCATAGTCACCCACTATGACAATTTTCTCTCTATTTTCAATCGCCTCTTTTATGCGATTTGCGCCCTTGTAA includes these proteins:
- a CDS encoding LLM class flavin-dependent oxidoreductase — translated: MKWGIFCLFENFEKNYQKAISEQINLVKHAEKIGLDEAWFAEHHFNDFSLCPSPSLLLANAIAQTTKIRLGMAGFLAPFYDTIRLSEEVATLDILSNGRINLGLAKGAFTPDSKHFKTTTENLRPKLIECAEAINLLLNSKGPVSFNGDFISFSEVDIEPKPLQNQIPTYIATFASKETIDFAAHRGWGLLLSQGVDLDECQSVVNRYKEIAGFDPEVVLLRTFFTADSDEEANERAIPAIDHFVKSMRAASSFNKSPNFDRSKYEDIIKERDYFFDGEKFFKNGIIGDVNTCIKKSLEIKKIIKNVHIALKPLGVSEAENIEQLDIFVNKIRKKVDKRSI
- the recJ gene encoding single-stranded-DNA-specific exonuclease RecJ, whose product is MLSKSDIRELLNQRFSKDLHKRLSEIPMPCMLKDIYKGANRIKEAIENREKIVIVGDYDVDGVVSSVIMAEFFDDLGVSDYFVRIPNRFSDGYGLNGQIVEELKDVNLIITVDNGISANEAAEICKKRGIDLIITDHHMPPEVLPEAYAIINPKQKDCTFPNIEICGAQVAWYMVGALKDVLKIEYDMAKFLDLLAIAIIADMMELRDMNRMLVRLGVNKLNSSDRAAFTAIKQFYGKEKFECDDISFLIAPLINASGRMDDAINSFNFLHTKNIDKANDYLDMIVEFNNSRKEEERTLYESSLKDVSHEDRIIVTWGKDWHEGVIGIVASRLAKHFKRPAIVFSIDENRAKGSARSVGKLDILSLIAQHENLLDGYGGHKGAAGIVIDPNNLEAFKMAINQTCFLMDIHEFINSDELLGEIDANEIDFELLEILEYFEPYGQKNPRPLFRLNGVSVKNHKLIGREQNHLKLILQKDNKCLEALFFNFTRHPHIGDSIDIVVSISKNSFRGLVTPQLLVKEIV